The Haloarcula sp. CBA1127 genome includes a region encoding these proteins:
- a CDS encoding PadR family transcriptional regulator: MTLAGGIWLDRMYDVNSFKRDMMVVIAGMDSPMGTELTAELQEYYSEEITVGRVYPQLDDLVEKGLIKKKAKNGRENEYQLTRRGVRDLQAHREWEDEYLAPIDELSA, from the coding sequence ATGACTCTCGCAGGTGGCATTTGGCTTGACAGGATGTACGATGTGAATAGCTTCAAGCGCGACATGATGGTCGTTATCGCAGGTATGGACAGTCCGATGGGGACAGAATTGACCGCAGAACTGCAGGAGTACTACTCTGAGGAAATCACAGTAGGACGTGTCTATCCACAGCTGGATGATCTGGTCGAAAAGGGACTTATCAAAAAGAAGGCTAAGAACGGACGAGAGAACGAATATCAGTTGACGAGGCGTGGTGTGCGAGATCTTCAAGCCCATCGGGAATGGGAAGACGAGTACTTGGCTCCGATTGATGAGCTATCTGCATAG
- a CDS encoding ParA family protein encodes MSETLRAALYLDKGGTGKTTSAVHLGTALNELGHSVLVVDLAGKQGDCADALGILEEVHTDIGNEDDFPNIATTMGSRWRDVADMVGDKEAVDRLVYQTNAGIDLIPAHPDLDGLDADLGNIDDVDERYNRLRTFLDEFVDPLERWDVVLLDMPGLANNITYNGLWAAQNVVAPVSMGSFELKQARSLENDLEQIRSNYGQDVQLRMIIPNLFDRRTTLHADLLERFEKEFADLVAPEFVVDSQQIRTVTEAGQTLFDLDEDSLLKTGKDARDAFLTNAEELYYRLGEKQ; translated from the coding sequence ATGTCTGAAACATTGCGTGCAGCACTGTACCTCGACAAAGGTGGTACCGGAAAGACAACAAGCGCCGTCCATCTAGGCACTGCACTCAATGAACTTGGTCACAGTGTGCTCGTTGTGGACTTAGCTGGGAAACAAGGAGACTGCGCCGATGCACTCGGTATTCTCGAAGAAGTCCACACTGACATTGGGAATGAGGATGACTTCCCAAACATCGCGACAACGATGGGGAGCCGGTGGCGCGACGTAGCAGATATGGTAGGTGATAAGGAAGCAGTTGACCGTCTAGTCTACCAGACTAACGCCGGTATCGACCTTATTCCGGCACATCCAGATCTTGACGGACTTGATGCTGACTTGGGTAATATTGATGACGTGGACGAGCGGTACAACCGACTCCGGACGTTCCTAGACGAATTTGTAGATCCACTTGAGCGATGGGATGTGGTACTGCTGGATATGCCGGGGCTCGCTAACAATATCACCTATAATGGCCTTTGGGCGGCTCAAAATGTTGTGGCACCAGTTAGTATGGGTAGCTTCGAGCTGAAGCAAGCGCGCTCGCTTGAAAATGATCTCGAACAGATTCGCTCGAACTATGGACAAGACGTACAATTAAGAATGATTATTCCAAATCTGTTCGACAGACGGACTACGCTCCATGCCGACCTGCTGGAACGGTTCGAGAAAGAGTTCGCGGATCTTGTGGCTCCAGAATTTGTCGTTGACTCACAACAGATTCGGACCGTCACTGAAGCGGGTCAAACGTTGTTTGATCTCGATGAAGATAGCCTCCTAAAGACTGGGAAAGACGCGCGTGATGCATTCCTCACAAACGCCGAAGAGCTGTACTACCGACTTGGAGAAAAACAATGA
- a CDS encoding MBL fold metallo-hydrolase, protein MPEITILADNRVASPYPRGLRGEWGFSVAIGDVLLDTGQSAAVHNAKLLDVPVEEFDSVVVSHSHFDHTSGLLDVLNVMDQPSLYCHPDVWDHRYLDQEGQFDGAPLGIPYTKSTVEAKADIVEHRDPVEVTDGVHALGQIPRSDQDYVIGKVEREKGDIDDPIVDDQSVVVETDDGLALVLGCCHAGLRNTVKHAESVCNGDVRYIIGGTHLIAVDSEEIHTIADWLAGKLDLLVSAHCTGTAAMGILNERLPEIFEPAGVGSTIKLEGV, encoded by the coding sequence ATGCCAGAAATAACTATTTTGGCCGATAACAGAGTCGCGAGCCCGTACCCGCGGGGATTACGTGGCGAGTGGGGATTTTCGGTCGCTATCGGAGACGTGCTTCTGGATACTGGTCAATCGGCTGCCGTCCACAATGCGAAATTGCTGGACGTGCCGGTTGAGGAGTTCGACTCGGTTGTCGTGAGCCACTCGCATTTCGACCACACGAGCGGGTTACTTGATGTATTGAACGTTATGGACCAGCCCAGCCTCTATTGCCATCCCGATGTCTGGGACCACCGCTATCTCGATCAAGAAGGACAGTTCGACGGCGCCCCATTGGGCATTCCGTACACGAAGTCGACCGTCGAAGCGAAGGCAGATATCGTCGAACATCGAGACCCTGTCGAGGTCACTGACGGCGTCCACGCACTCGGCCAAATTCCACGTTCCGATCAGGATTACGTGATCGGGAAAGTCGAGCGCGAAAAGGGTGATATTGACGATCCAATCGTGGACGATCAGTCAGTGGTCGTCGAGACTGACGACGGATTGGCACTGGTGCTGGGCTGCTGTCACGCCGGGTTGCGGAACACGGTCAAGCACGCGGAGTCGGTCTGTAACGGGGACGTCCGATACATAATCGGTGGCACACACCTCATCGCCGTGGATTCCGAGGAAATTCACACGATAGCTGACTGGCTGGCGGGGAAACTCGATTTACTCGTCAGTGCCCACTGTACAGGAACAGCAGCGATGGGGATTCTCAATGAACGCCTTCCAGAGATCTTCGAACCAGCAGGCGTCGGCAGTACAATAAAACTCGAAGGAGTCTGA
- a CDS encoding ECF transporter S component: MSALTKQWTTLRNWETRDLLVVAALGIVPGIALLPVVFAGFTIRAALGPLGTILNAGLFYLPGLMSLYIVRKPGASILNGVFVGLVWIPLTPFGLAVTIPTIVARIGSELPFLLTGYRRYDRAMMLISGASAGLLSLGAIYIPSSFQNLAVPVQGALIVGHGLSGAILSGLLGKLLSDKLADTGVLSAYPVVDDVGLEA, translated from the coding sequence ATGTCAGCACTCACTAAGCAGTGGACGACACTCAGGAACTGGGAGACGAGAGACTTGCTGGTCGTCGCCGCATTGGGGATTGTCCCCGGTATAGCGCTACTGCCAGTCGTGTTCGCAGGGTTCACCATTCGGGCAGCACTGGGCCCGCTCGGGACGATTCTGAACGCCGGATTGTTTTACCTCCCCGGATTGATGTCGCTGTATATTGTTCGCAAACCCGGTGCGTCAATACTCAACGGTGTCTTCGTGGGACTCGTCTGGATCCCACTCACGCCGTTCGGCCTGGCAGTTACCATCCCGACAATCGTGGCCAGGATCGGTTCGGAGCTCCCCTTCCTCCTCACCGGATACCGTCGATACGACCGAGCCATGATGCTGATCAGTGGCGCGTCCGCAGGACTCCTCTCACTCGGCGCTATCTACATACCCTCCAGCTTCCAGAACCTGGCAGTACCGGTTCAGGGTGCGCTCATCGTTGGCCACGGTCTCAGTGGTGCGATTCTGAGTGGTCTCCTCGGAAAACTGCTATCTGACAAGCTCGCGGACACTGGCGTTCTCTCGGCATATCCAGTCGTCGACGACGTGGGTCTGGAGGCGTGA
- a CDS encoding energy-coupling factor transporter transmembrane protein EcfT, which produces MRVELHNEADTAGVLQRLNPVSKLLAITPAIGLLMLVTDPYTPLAFVVVCAPMTVLLGRFSPIKYLSVAAPLVALAASFVFVYPFVVSSPDGASSAVLASFGPLVVREAGVRVGAATGLRILALSVLSLLFVLTTDTESFLRALVQNLGLPYRIGYSAMAVFRFAPMMRSDVETVRAAHTVRGAPDPDGLRDRLQRASRYAIPLFVNAIRRAERTALAMDARAFGAYAERTHYHKQSVTGTDVAFVVLFWTLSVGIVGTLWYIGALGTLAILR; this is translated from the coding sequence ATGCGGGTCGAACTGCACAACGAGGCAGATACCGCTGGAGTGCTCCAGCGCCTCAACCCTGTAAGCAAGCTCCTGGCTATCACACCGGCGATAGGGCTGCTGATGCTCGTCACTGATCCGTACACACCGCTGGCCTTCGTCGTGGTATGCGCTCCAATGACTGTGCTCCTGGGCCGCTTCTCCCCAATCAAATACCTCAGTGTGGCGGCCCCGCTCGTAGCGCTTGCGGCCAGTTTCGTGTTCGTCTATCCGTTCGTCGTCAGCAGCCCCGATGGGGCCTCATCTGCGGTGCTAGCGTCTTTTGGCCCACTCGTGGTTCGAGAAGCGGGCGTTCGAGTCGGGGCGGCCACAGGGCTGCGCATCCTCGCACTATCGGTCCTTTCCCTACTGTTCGTCCTGACAACGGATACGGAATCCTTCCTCCGCGCGCTGGTACAGAACCTCGGTCTCCCCTATCGGATCGGCTACAGCGCAATGGCTGTCTTTCGTTTCGCACCGATGATGCGGTCCGACGTGGAAACTGTCCGCGCTGCCCATACAGTCAGAGGCGCGCCGGACCCTGACGGACTTCGTGACCGTCTCCAACGGGCGAGTCGCTATGCGATACCCCTGTTCGTGAACGCGATCCGTCGCGCCGAGCGTACGGCTCTCGCGATGGATGCTCGGGCCTTCGGCGCCTACGCTGAGCGAACCCACTACCACAAACAATCGGTCACCGGGACGGACGTCGCGTTCGTCGTCCTCTTCTGGACGCTGTCGGTCGGAATCGTTGGGACATTATGGTATATCGGAGCGCTTGGAACTTTGGCTATTCTAAGATGA
- a CDS encoding ABC transporter ATP-binding protein: MSRIEIRDLQYRYRGSQEWTLSEVSLDIHDCEFVLLLGPSGSGKSTLARCFNGLIPHSVPGELEGGIEVCGRKVTETSQAELAKRVGLVFQNPSLQFVTSTVETEIAFGLENICVQPPEISERIDDALDAVGLSGFESRRIDTLSGGEKQRLAIACQLAMEPEILVLDEPTANLDPQGTEAVYELLEELARNESRTIVLIEHRYGSLINAVDRTLVLDGDGRILLDGAPETVFAENPRQLLDEGVRIPAVTRLALELRSEGVWPDSTSLPVTADQAAETIAEVLTEQRYGRTRCDPQSTNNGAEPDGNVAGSDIAKLPANEAEEPEASDAAPASPALEICGLDARYRTDEASKPVLKDIDLSVPDGSFLGLVGPNGAGKSTLAKHCVGVRSPPPETVFLDGCDVTTLPSREISQHVGYVFQNPEYQFVTDSVREELAYGLRQLDFDADEIERRVEDALEQFDLTGYAEKNPFTLSHGEKRRLSVATMLVVGQDILIIDEPTYGQDRGNTDALMKTLAELHGSGRTVIVLTHDMRIVAEHADTVAVLVDGEICFTGSPSALFKDSETVAAAHLSRPPLAELADRIPGFQGSKTLECCYEYCTGKHTEVLASDQQGSGLDQGEGR, from the coding sequence ATGTCACGGATCGAAATACGAGACCTACAGTATAGATATCGAGGAAGCCAAGAGTGGACGCTATCGGAAGTGAGCCTCGATATTCATGACTGTGAATTTGTCCTTTTGTTGGGCCCCTCAGGTTCCGGAAAGAGTACGCTCGCGAGATGTTTTAACGGCCTCATTCCACACTCCGTTCCCGGCGAACTTGAAGGAGGAATTGAAGTCTGTGGGCGCAAGGTCACCGAGACATCGCAGGCGGAACTCGCAAAACGGGTTGGTCTCGTCTTCCAGAATCCCAGCTTACAGTTCGTCACCTCGACGGTAGAAACCGAGATCGCCTTCGGACTCGAGAATATCTGCGTTCAGCCACCCGAAATTTCGGAGCGAATCGACGACGCACTCGATGCTGTCGGCCTTTCAGGGTTCGAGAGTCGCCGGATCGACACGCTTTCTGGTGGAGAGAAACAGCGGCTTGCGATTGCATGCCAGCTAGCTATGGAACCGGAGATTCTCGTATTAGACGAACCGACAGCGAATCTCGATCCACAGGGAACCGAAGCTGTTTACGAGCTGCTCGAAGAATTGGCTCGGAACGAATCTAGGACGATCGTCTTGATCGAGCACCGGTACGGATCGCTTATCAACGCCGTTGACCGGACGCTTGTCCTGGACGGGGACGGACGGATATTACTCGACGGGGCCCCGGAGACGGTCTTTGCGGAAAACCCGCGACAGCTCCTCGATGAAGGAGTCAGAATCCCTGCGGTTACACGACTCGCACTTGAGCTCCGGTCGGAGGGGGTCTGGCCCGATTCGACGTCGCTCCCTGTCACCGCTGATCAGGCAGCGGAAACCATTGCTGAGGTGCTAACCGAGCAGCGGTACGGACGGACGCGGTGCGATCCTCAATCGACTAATAACGGTGCCGAACCGGATGGGAATGTCGCCGGATCAGATATAGCCAAGCTCCCAGCGAACGAAGCCGAGGAGCCAGAGGCCTCCGACGCAGCCCCAGCCTCACCTGCACTCGAAATCTGTGGGCTAGACGCTCGGTATAGAACAGACGAGGCATCGAAACCAGTGCTGAAAGATATCGATCTTTCAGTCCCGGATGGCTCCTTTCTTGGCTTGGTCGGGCCCAACGGAGCGGGCAAATCGACGCTCGCGAAACACTGTGTCGGCGTCCGGTCCCCACCACCAGAGACGGTGTTCCTTGACGGCTGTGACGTGACGACACTTCCATCACGTGAAATCAGTCAGCACGTCGGATACGTGTTCCAGAACCCGGAGTATCAGTTTGTCACCGATAGCGTCCGGGAGGAGTTGGCGTACGGACTTCGACAGCTCGATTTCGACGCCGACGAGATCGAACGCCGGGTCGAAGATGCACTTGAGCAGTTCGACTTGACTGGCTACGCTGAGAAGAATCCGTTCACCCTCAGCCACGGCGAAAAACGCAGACTCAGCGTAGCGACGATGCTCGTGGTCGGCCAAGACATACTCATCATCGACGAGCCAACCTATGGACAGGATCGTGGGAATACTGACGCTCTGATGAAAACCTTGGCCGAGTTACACGGCTCCGGGCGGACAGTCATCGTGCTCACCCACGACATGCGGATTGTTGCAGAACACGCAGACACTGTTGCCGTACTGGTCGACGGCGAAATATGTTTCACTGGATCCCCATCTGCCCTGTTCAAGGATTCAGAGACAGTCGCTGCGGCACACCTCTCCAGACCGCCACTGGCCGAACTTGCTGACCGTATCCCCGGTTTCCAGGGGTCTAAAACGCTGGAGTGTTGCTACGAGTACTGTACCGGCAAGCATACAGAGGTGCTGGCCAGTGATCAGCAGGGCTCCGGTTTGGATCAGGGGGAAGGGCGGTGA
- a CDS encoding MBL fold metallo-hydrolase — MNVTILADNTVATGIPKGLRGEWGFAAAVGDVLFDTGQSSAALENARLLDAGTAFEDIVLSHAHYDHTEGLAAFLDPSERPTVYCHPDVWSARYIREPADGSILEEPVHIGIPYARSEVETGADIVEHRDPVEVRDGVYALGEIPRTHADNPVHLREADGGLVEDSVPDDQSVAVETTDGAALVLGCCHAGLRNTIEHAESVTGLDVRYIVGGTHLVARGADEIHELADWLGGKLDVLAGTHCTGFQAEKILSERLPDAFRSVGVGSSIELPPMA, encoded by the coding sequence ATGAACGTTACAATTCTAGCGGACAACACCGTTGCGACGGGAATACCGAAGGGTCTTCGTGGCGAGTGGGGGTTTGCGGCGGCGGTCGGCGACGTGCTGTTCGATACCGGCCAGTCTTCGGCGGCCTTGGAGAACGCTCGACTCCTCGACGCCGGCACGGCGTTTGAGGACATCGTCTTGAGTCACGCACACTACGACCACACCGAAGGGCTGGCGGCTTTCCTCGACCCGTCCGAGCGCCCCACCGTCTACTGTCATCCCGATGTATGGAGTGCGCGATACATCCGGGAACCGGCGGACGGCAGCATTCTGGAAGAACCGGTCCACATTGGTATCCCCTACGCTCGGTCTGAAGTCGAAACAGGCGCCGACATCGTCGAACATCGCGACCCAGTTGAGGTACGCGATGGCGTGTACGCACTCGGTGAGATTCCCCGTACCCACGCGGACAATCCCGTCCATCTACGCGAGGCCGATGGCGGTCTAGTCGAGGACTCGGTGCCAGACGATCAGTCGGTCGCCGTCGAGACAACCGACGGGGCGGCGCTGGTGCTCGGGTGCTGTCACGCTGGCCTCCGGAACACTATCGAACACGCCGAGTCGGTAACCGGTCTGGACGTTCGCTACATCGTCGGCGGCACCCACCTCGTCGCCCGTGGGGCAGACGAGATTCACGAGCTTGCGGACTGGCTGGGGGGAAAACTCGACGTGCTCGCCGGCACTCACTGCACAGGTTTCCAGGCTGAGAAGATACTCTCAGAACGGCTTCCCGACGCCTTTCGGTCGGTTGGTGTCGGGAGTTCGATCGAACTCCCGCCGATGGCCTGA
- a CDS encoding transposase codes for MDSETTANTLDPLSDRGCWMTDAYKTGIELRETLRDGACLRAAVSEVTIYTEHLEDGYPEWHPAPDSFQGMLRLFIYRELTGDSYRTLETYQELAKPFGLNHVPDEAVLSRTWRNRFDDGVREYVTVAAHYVVKETHDYGPAVPAVRPREEVTDSETDSGAESQEDESGAGEFSDEQIRRTTRLARDYGFDGFDSGRAQNASYEDTQFFELQTFMGMVGCGTAQGAARFQFRRGEEYGPHGDTHLRTVKQFEPDALIEGFDEACDRLLSAIGSEASFRRPVTAAIDITTIPYYGDIEEMPMVSGLPGEKERAFKFATLSIIGENIPLVLAVEPIRESSAWDKNQSNQVHRVVRRLVTRAKEHVPIETVLCDREFDSMDVFQTLSNLGVNYLIPKRITNSEREVIERMDTDDQDVAVESASVHVETGSHPMRFLYVPSTSGQGTTGFATNLRVGPDEAEKFCRRYSHRWQIENEYKSIKGDFLANTSSRDYRVRLFYFVFAVLLYNIWRLADFLLKADVDGEMKYPPVLTAGECVEIVVSALIPPD; via the coding sequence ATGGATTCGGAAACGACAGCCAATACGCTTGACCCGCTCTCTGACCGTGGCTGCTGGATGACCGACGCCTACAAGACCGGAATCGAGCTCAGAGAAACGCTGCGAGATGGAGCGTGTCTTCGGGCCGCGGTGAGTGAGGTTACTATCTACACGGAGCATCTCGAAGACGGTTATCCGGAGTGGCACCCGGCACCCGATTCGTTTCAAGGGATGCTCCGGCTGTTCATCTATCGGGAGCTGACGGGCGACAGCTACCGAACGCTCGAAACGTATCAGGAACTGGCCAAGCCGTTCGGTCTGAATCATGTTCCCGACGAGGCGGTGCTCTCGCGAACGTGGCGCAACCGCTTCGACGATGGCGTCCGCGAGTACGTGACCGTCGCTGCTCACTACGTGGTCAAAGAGACCCACGACTACGGTCCTGCTGTCCCCGCGGTACGCCCGAGAGAGGAGGTTACAGACTCTGAGACAGACTCAGGAGCTGAAAGTCAGGAAGACGAGTCTGGGGCCGGTGAGTTCTCGGACGAGCAGATTCGTCGAACAACACGCCTCGCACGGGACTACGGCTTCGACGGATTCGACTCTGGTCGAGCGCAGAACGCCTCCTACGAGGATACGCAGTTCTTCGAGCTGCAGACGTTCATGGGGATGGTCGGCTGTGGCACCGCGCAGGGTGCCGCTCGGTTTCAATTCCGACGTGGCGAGGAGTATGGCCCACACGGAGATACCCACCTACGGACGGTCAAACAGTTCGAACCGGACGCACTCATCGAGGGCTTCGACGAAGCCTGCGACCGGCTGCTCTCAGCAATTGGATCGGAAGCCTCGTTTCGCCGGCCGGTGACTGCAGCAATCGACATCACCACGATCCCCTACTACGGCGACATCGAGGAGATGCCAATGGTCAGCGGCTTGCCCGGCGAGAAAGAACGGGCATTCAAGTTCGCGACCCTGTCAATTATTGGAGAGAACATTCCGCTTGTCTTGGCGGTCGAACCCATCCGCGAGAGCTCTGCCTGGGACAAGAATCAATCGAATCAGGTCCACCGTGTCGTCCGGCGACTCGTCACGCGAGCGAAAGAACACGTACCAATTGAGACTGTCCTGTGTGACCGCGAATTCGATTCGATGGACGTGTTCCAGACACTCTCCAACCTCGGGGTTAACTATCTCATCCCGAAGCGGATTACCAACTCCGAACGCGAGGTAATCGAGCGGATGGACACGGACGATCAGGATGTCGCCGTCGAATCGGCGTCTGTTCACGTCGAGACGGGGTCACACCCGATGCGGTTCCTGTACGTCCCATCGACAAGTGGCCAAGGAACGACTGGCTTTGCGACGAATCTCCGAGTCGGCCCCGATGAAGCCGAGAAGTTCTGTCGGCGGTATAGCCATCGGTGGCAGATCGAAAATGAGTACAAGAGCATCAAAGGTGATTTTCTGGCGAACACCTCCTCAAGGGACTACCGCGTCCGGTTGTTCTATTTCGTGTTCGCGGTACTTTTGTACAATATCTGGCGGCTCGCCGACTTCCTGCTGAAAGCGGATGTCGATGGGGAAATGAAGTACCCGCCCGTGTTGACTGCCGGTGAATGTGTCGAGATCGTCGTCTCGGCGTTGATTCCACCCGACTGA
- a CDS encoding winged helix-turn-helix domain-containing protein encodes MEEYGLIEKQDDGYQLTPFGMLIFEEYRRFSKTINSIFQNREVFDTKQPINKVLHPSLFQGAEIISTNNHVVEEIYKKLQSSVSEATHIYGALPTIFPSQVDLHLEKTTVDDLTAEFILPHRAIEYLQSNFNGKIDTLYNSGDYSIRVSQEAPPIGLITVLEPTKKVVIVIHDEIGTIRGLVVSENLESIRWAKDTYQDFREDSISFEAYTTT; translated from the coding sequence ATGGAGGAATATGGCTTAATAGAGAAACAAGATGATGGGTATCAACTAACCCCATTTGGAATGTTGATTTTCGAGGAATATCGTCGGTTCTCAAAGACGATAAACTCCATATTTCAAAATAGGGAAGTATTCGATACAAAACAACCGATCAACAAAGTTCTCCACCCATCTCTTTTCCAAGGAGCGGAGATTATATCAACCAATAATCATGTAGTGGAAGAGATATATAAGAAGTTGCAATCGTCCGTTTCTGAAGCCACACATATCTATGGGGCTTTACCAACAATCTTCCCTAGTCAAGTTGATCTCCATCTTGAGAAGACTACTGTTGATGACTTGACCGCTGAATTTATTCTCCCACACAGAGCAATCGAATATCTCCAATCTAATTTTAACGGGAAGATAGATACACTCTATAACAGTGGAGATTACTCGATACGGGTCAGTCAAGAGGCTCCCCCAATTGGACTTATTACTGTCTTAGAACCAACTAAAAAAGTAGTCATAGTCATTCACGATGAGATCGGGACGATTCGAGGGTTAGTCGTTTCGGAGAATCTGGAGTCTATTAGATGGGCGAAAGACACCTACCAAGATTTCCGAGAAGATTCTATCAGCTTTGAAGCTTACACTACTACATAG
- a CDS encoding prolyl oligopeptidase family serine peptidase, which produces MDNPPETRRSNTSDIFYGEVVSDPYQWLENEDEEVLEWVRKQNSHTENILSTETRDYLKKQPEFTTNIPDSGTTNPTENGYYHLGRTEGKDQSELTFRQTLTDSPTTICDPIEDLDNDLSAIDWFVPSPNGEYVAFGVSQGGREQYDIHVVHSGRQTVLVEPNCGRTNAGGFAWGEDGFYYLQTEPSTEGRIKKTIDYYDINTAESNTVVDDIAQRLWPQIVSQKGADNAIVALHDGTNRTELYHLSPSGFDPIYAKSDDHFRPVKYTDSGEAYLLTDVQSLTYELISLSASETYPDRDSLQANSKRILQTDRILCNASVLDDYIVGHYQKNASTRLTVYNRSGRYAQPVELPDYCTLMPNTLTASSNAFVFNLTSFVASPSTIEIQINQVATESNCGRFLSKTVINEPEMDYQSEFEVSQRWFSADDGTEIPFFIVYNKGIDLATPNPALINVYGGFGVTMTPSFDRFIIPFLRDGGIYLQPNIRGGGVFGESWHQQGMQDQKQRTFDDTINFAEHLIKNSYTKPEKLAITGESNGGLTVGATVMQRPELFSAAICEVPLLDMVRFDQIGIGETWVSEYGDPNEECAYRHLKSYSPYHSISEAEYPTMLFRTALGDTRVLPYHAWKMAAKMQAKAQGDNPVLLRTTEDAGHGVGTSTHGKLTNELDKWTVIFENIMEKSKG; this is translated from the coding sequence ATGGACAATCCGCCCGAGACAAGACGGTCTAACACGAGCGACATTTTTTATGGTGAGGTCGTCTCTGATCCATACCAATGGCTCGAAAACGAAGACGAAGAAGTTCTCGAATGGGTAAGGAAACAGAATTCCCATACTGAGAATATTCTTTCAACAGAGACCCGGGATTATCTCAAGAAGCAGCCCGAATTCACCACTAATATCCCGGACTCAGGGACAACAAACCCGACAGAAAACGGATATTACCACCTAGGGCGAACAGAAGGTAAGGACCAATCAGAGTTAACGTTTCGACAAACCCTTACTGATTCACCGACGACCATCTGTGACCCAATAGAAGACTTGGATAATGATCTGAGTGCAATTGATTGGTTTGTTCCTTCTCCAAACGGTGAATACGTTGCGTTTGGCGTATCACAGGGTGGTCGTGAGCAGTATGATATTCACGTCGTTCATAGCGGGCGCCAGACTGTGTTGGTAGAGCCCAATTGTGGTAGGACAAACGCTGGTGGGTTTGCGTGGGGTGAAGACGGATTTTACTATCTTCAAACGGAGCCCAGCACCGAGGGACGAATTAAAAAAACCATCGATTACTACGATATAAATACTGCTGAATCTAACACCGTCGTGGATGATATAGCACAACGGTTGTGGCCACAAATTGTTTCACAAAAAGGAGCGGATAACGCGATCGTTGCACTACATGATGGTACGAATCGAACCGAGTTATATCATCTTTCCCCATCCGGGTTCGATCCTATATACGCCAAGAGTGATGATCATTTTAGACCGGTGAAATACACGGACAGCGGTGAAGCGTATCTACTTACCGATGTCCAGTCATTAACCTATGAATTGATTTCTCTCTCCGCTTCCGAAACATATCCTGATAGAGACTCCCTTCAGGCCAACAGTAAGCGTATACTCCAAACCGATCGGATTCTCTGCAACGCCTCGGTGCTTGATGACTATATTGTCGGCCACTATCAAAAGAACGCTAGCACGCGGCTTACCGTTTACAATCGCTCAGGACGATATGCTCAACCGGTGGAATTGCCAGACTATTGTACTCTAATGCCAAATACTTTGACGGCGAGTTCGAACGCATTTGTCTTCAACCTCACATCTTTTGTGGCCTCACCATCCACAATAGAGATTCAGATTAATCAAGTGGCCACTGAGTCTAATTGTGGCCGTTTTCTCTCTAAAACAGTCATAAATGAGCCGGAAATGGATTATCAATCGGAATTTGAGGTCAGTCAGCGCTGGTTTTCAGCTGATGATGGGACTGAGATTCCATTCTTTATTGTTTATAATAAAGGTATAGATCTTGCGACTCCTAACCCAGCCCTGATTAACGTTTATGGTGGATTTGGCGTGACGATGACTCCGAGCTTTGATCGGTTTATCATTCCGTTTCTTCGTGACGGTGGTATCTATCTACAGCCCAATATTAGAGGAGGGGGTGTGTTCGGAGAATCGTGGCATCAACAGGGAATGCAAGATCAAAAACAACGGACTTTCGACGACACAATCAATTTCGCCGAACATCTCATCAAGAACAGCTATACCAAGCCTGAAAAGCTGGCAATCACCGGCGAGAGCAATGGTGGGCTTACTGTTGGCGCGACTGTAATGCAACGGCCAGAACTATTTAGCGCCGCTATCTGTGAGGTCCCTCTCCTAGACATGGTCCGATTTGACCAGATTGGTATCGGGGAAACTTGGGTCTCGGAGTATGGTGATCCGAATGAGGAATGTGCGTATCGGCATCTGAAATCATATTCTCCATATCACAGCATCAGCGAGGCTGAATATCCTACAATGCTATTTCGTACTGCTCTCGGTGATACACGTGTCCTTCCATACCATGCTTGGAAAATGGCTGCAAAGATGCAGGCAAAGGCGCAAGGAGATAATCCAGTCCTTCTCCGGACTACAGAAGATGCAGGTCATGGCGTAGGAACCTCAACACATGGGAAACTGACCAACGAACTTGATAAGTGGACAGTCATTTTTGAGAATATAATGGAAAAAAGTAAGGGTTGA